In Paraburkholderia caribensis, a single window of DNA contains:
- a CDS encoding LysR family transcriptional regulator: MNQRAFDLAQLRTFVAVAEAGSVSAGAERLFLSQSSASEQLKKLEERAGQPLFLRGKHGVTATPAGAKLLDHARRILAMSEAAFEDLQGRSLDGELRIAITDYYRPQDVARVLKMFSEQHPRLRLHVTVLPSAVIDSSVEDDTTFDIGLSLRIVAPDTKRAVSNRPHAASTVVRREKLVWAMSADAEPRHVAAPFHLVLLPSTCQLQRFVVRLLDENKVPYLVSHSASGMAGLQLALKAGLGISCLNESSIGPGMVLCPPAIGLPQLPAVEFHLLPGRPGENARVTDAREAFMRLLA, translated from the coding sequence ATGAACCAACGTGCGTTCGACCTTGCGCAGTTGCGCACCTTCGTTGCCGTCGCGGAAGCGGGCAGCGTGTCGGCGGGTGCGGAGCGCTTGTTCCTGTCGCAATCGTCGGCGAGCGAGCAGTTGAAGAAGCTTGAAGAGCGCGCGGGCCAGCCGCTGTTCTTGCGCGGCAAGCATGGCGTCACCGCGACGCCCGCGGGCGCGAAGCTGCTGGACCACGCGCGCCGCATTCTGGCGATGAGCGAAGCGGCGTTCGAAGATCTGCAAGGCCGCTCGCTCGACGGCGAACTGCGCATCGCGATCACCGACTACTATCGGCCGCAGGATGTCGCGCGCGTGCTGAAAATGTTTTCGGAGCAGCATCCGCGGCTGCGGCTGCATGTAACCGTGCTGCCGAGCGCGGTGATCGACAGCAGCGTCGAAGACGACACGACGTTCGATATCGGCCTGTCGCTGCGCATCGTCGCGCCGGACACGAAGCGCGCAGTATCGAACCGGCCGCACGCGGCGAGCACCGTCGTGCGGCGCGAAAAGCTGGTGTGGGCCATGTCCGCCGACGCCGAGCCGAGACACGTCGCCGCGCCTTTTCATCTCGTGCTGCTGCCGTCCACGTGTCAGCTGCAACGCTTCGTCGTCAGATTGCTGGACGAGAACAAGGTGCCGTATCTCGTCTCGCATTCGGCATCGGGCATGGCGGGTCTGCAACTGGCGTTGAAGGCAGGGCTCGGCATCTCATGTCTGAATGAATCGTCGATCGGCCCGGGCATGGTGCTGTGTCCGCCGGCCATCGGCCTGCCCCAGTTGCCTGCCGTCGAGTTCCATTTGCTGCCAGGACGTCCCGGCGAAAACGCACGCGTCACCGATGCGCGCGAAGCGTTCATGCGTCTGCTCGCGTGA
- a CDS encoding c-type cytochrome produces MHRRTIGSSILLLLCALCARASSAASNDAPAPSAMDEKMHACTTCHGAQGQGRNNDYFPRIAGKPAEYLFNQLTAFRDGGRTYPPMGYLLAFLPDEYLHKISQYFADLQPPYPNPDTNPVPQATLDYGKQVVMQGDTKRGIPACAACHGERLTGQQPGIPGLLGLHASYIAGQMGTWRSGTRHALAPDCMHTIAVKLSDKDITAVSSWLARQPRPADPRPVPRLPGKLPLACGSQPE; encoded by the coding sequence GTGCATCGCAGAACCATCGGCTCTTCGATCCTTTTGCTGCTGTGCGCCCTTTGTGCGCGAGCGTCATCCGCAGCGTCGAATGACGCACCCGCGCCGTCGGCGATGGACGAGAAAATGCACGCCTGCACGACCTGCCACGGCGCGCAGGGCCAGGGACGCAACAACGATTACTTTCCGCGTATCGCGGGCAAGCCCGCCGAATACCTGTTCAATCAGTTGACGGCGTTTCGCGACGGCGGCCGCACCTATCCGCCGATGGGTTATCTGCTCGCATTTTTGCCCGACGAGTACCTGCACAAGATCAGTCAGTACTTCGCCGATCTGCAGCCGCCGTATCCGAATCCCGACACCAACCCGGTGCCGCAAGCGACGCTCGATTACGGCAAGCAGGTCGTCATGCAAGGCGACACGAAGCGCGGCATACCGGCCTGCGCCGCCTGTCATGGCGAGCGTTTGACGGGCCAGCAACCTGGCATCCCCGGTCTGCTCGGTCTGCATGCGAGCTATATCGCCGGGCAGATGGGCACGTGGCGCTCGGGCACGCGTCACGCGCTCGCACCGGACTGCATGCACACCATCGCCGTCAAGCTGAGCGACAAGGACATCACCGCCGTATCGAGCTGGCTCGCGCGCCAGCCGCGTCCCGCCGATCCGCGTCCCGTGCCGCGATTGCCCGGCAAGCTGCCGCTCGCATGTGGGAGCCAACCGGAATGA
- a CDS encoding c-type cytochrome: protein MKTLSFSSVSISSVYRMPRVARRIAVSLAVGAMFTLATLAPNSPLVACAHAAEAAPPAGPDTRPEIVRRGEYLARAGDCVACHTAPRGKTFGGGLAMETPFGTFYTPNISSDKEYGIGKWTADEFFKMMRTGKSPDGKLIYPVMPIAAYTKVTREDSDAIFAYLQSVEPVHQPSRKLELRFPFNQRELLIGWRSLYFREGEYQPNPSRSVEWNRGAYLVEGLGHCSMCHTKINLLGGSSKSEQFAGGLIPVQNWYAPSLTSDKDGGLGDWSIKDIVDLLQAGISDRGAVYGPMAEVTYHSLQYLSDDDVKAMAVYLKTLPDNDPGRKTGPSATVKPAVFENGQRIYMQKCATCHGEHGEGRLQHYPPLAHNQSIEMDSAVNPIRIVLNGGFPPGTRRNPEPYGMPPFAQELNDTDLAAVVTYIRTAWGNHGQPVTAKQVNELRKAPLR, encoded by the coding sequence ATGAAGACTCTCTCCTTTAGCTCCGTGTCGATCAGCTCCGTGTATCGCATGCCGCGCGTCGCGCGCCGCATCGCCGTGTCGCTCGCCGTGGGCGCCATGTTCACGCTCGCCACGCTCGCGCCGAACTCGCCGCTCGTCGCCTGCGCGCATGCGGCAGAAGCCGCGCCGCCTGCTGGACCGGACACGCGCCCCGAGATCGTCAGGCGCGGCGAGTATCTTGCGCGCGCGGGCGACTGCGTGGCCTGTCACACCGCGCCGCGCGGCAAGACGTTCGGCGGCGGCCTCGCGATGGAGACGCCGTTCGGCACGTTCTACACGCCGAACATCAGCTCCGACAAGGAGTACGGCATCGGCAAATGGACCGCCGACGAGTTCTTCAAGATGATGCGCACGGGTAAAAGTCCCGACGGCAAGCTGATCTATCCGGTGATGCCGATTGCGGCCTACACCAAAGTCACGCGCGAAGACTCCGATGCGATCTTCGCGTATCTGCAGTCGGTGGAACCCGTCCATCAACCGAGCCGCAAGCTGGAGCTGCGCTTCCCGTTCAATCAGCGCGAGCTGCTGATCGGCTGGCGCTCGCTGTATTTTCGCGAAGGCGAGTATCAGCCGAACCCGAGCCGTTCGGTCGAATGGAATCGCGGCGCGTATCTGGTGGAAGGGCTCGGCCACTGTTCGATGTGTCACACGAAGATCAATCTGCTCGGCGGCTCGTCGAAGAGCGAGCAGTTCGCGGGCGGCCTGATCCCCGTGCAGAACTGGTACGCGCCGTCGCTCACGTCCGACAAGGACGGCGGTCTCGGCGACTGGAGCATCAAGGACATCGTCGATCTGTTGCAGGCGGGCATCTCGGATCGCGGCGCGGTCTATGGCCCGATGGCCGAGGTCACGTATCACAGCCTCCAGTACCTGAGCGATGACGACGTCAAGGCGATGGCCGTCTATCTGAAGACGCTGCCCGACAACGACCCCGGCCGCAAGACGGGCCCGTCGGCGACCGTGAAGCCGGCCGTGTTCGAGAACGGCCAGCGCATCTACATGCAGAAGTGCGCGACCTGTCACGGCGAGCACGGTGAAGGGCGACTGCAGCACTATCCGCCGCTGGCGCACAACCAGTCGATCGAAATGGACTCGGCCGTCAACCCGATTCGCATCGTGCTGAACGGCGGTTTCCCGCCCGGCACGCGGCGCAACCCCGAGCCGTATGGCATGCCGCCGTTCGCGCAGGAGCTGAACGACACCGATCTCGCCGCCGTCGTCACGTATATCCGCACCGCTTGGGGCAATCATGGCCAGCCTGTGACGGCGAAGCAGGTCAATGAACTGCGCAAGGCGCCGTTGCGCTAG
- a CDS encoding cupredoxin domain-containing protein, translating to MSTQPSHSPDNGHDIAERSERRWAWFVIAIVVFMLVVVVYSGLHYAMMPPSRVETVDPSRLQMSGEFVESNLGTGVDPDGKVVVRFIAQQYSFTPQCLVVPAGTDITFRTTSADVVHGLLVTDTNINTMVVPGYVATFSSFFDKPADHLMPCHEFCGFGHQTMWAHVKVIDKAAFFEQAKQHRRLSCVSR from the coding sequence ATGTCGACCCAACCTTCTCACTCGCCCGATAACGGCCACGACATCGCCGAGCGCTCTGAACGGCGCTGGGCCTGGTTCGTCATCGCGATCGTCGTGTTCATGCTCGTGGTCGTCGTGTACTCGGGCTTGCACTACGCGATGATGCCGCCGTCGCGCGTCGAAACCGTCGACCCGTCGCGGCTGCAAATGTCGGGCGAATTCGTCGAAAGCAATCTGGGAACAGGCGTCGATCCCGACGGCAAGGTCGTCGTGCGCTTCATCGCGCAGCAATACTCGTTCACGCCGCAATGCCTGGTCGTGCCCGCCGGCACGGACATCACGTTCCGCACGACCAGCGCCGACGTCGTGCATGGCCTGCTCGTCACGGACACGAACATCAACACGATGGTCGTGCCGGGCTACGTCGCGACGTTTTCCTCCTTCTTCGACAAACCCGCCGATCACCTGATGCCCTGCCACGAGTTCTGCGGCTTCGGCCACCAGACGATGTGGGCGCACGTGAAGGTAATCGACAAGGCTGCCTTCTTCGAACAGGCAAAACAACATCGGAGGCTCAGCTGTGTTTCACGCTAA
- a CDS encoding b(o/a)3-type cytochrome-c oxidase subunit 1 codes for MFHAKRLVLAHFWLAFIAFGIALLLGAWQMLVRSPLHPWIGEPELYYRSVTAHGTVMAYVLPTLVAMGFGYAIVELALQQALVGLKWAWGAFVLLVVGAVMAMIPVAAGQASVLFTFYPPMIGSPFYYLGVVLVVVGSWIWVALMGINLHIWKRANRGKPVPLAMYANVAGAYLWAWTAVGAALEILLQILPVALGLKSTIDAGLARVLFSWTLHAIVYFWLVPSYIAYYTLVPRAIGGRLYSDSMARVSFILFLVFAMPIGIHHLFADPQVGAGFKFVHAVFTGMVSVPTLLTVFTICASVEIAGRLRGGKGAFGWLKALPWDNPMMLVIAFSFIMLGFGGAGGLINMSYQLNETIHNTQWVTGHFHLIFGGAIVIMYFAIAYELWPQLTGRAIGSLSLIRWQLWLWFIGMMVVTLPWHYVGLLGAPRRMAYYDYSNPAIAPQAVWVAVSAFGGLILVISGFLFLYILAKAQFGAIEQPRQFRFSAPVHPVERVPAALNSFGLWVALMIGLTIVNYSVPIAQLLGLQQTSVPAVSVGARS; via the coding sequence GTGTTTCACGCTAAGCGACTCGTTCTCGCGCACTTCTGGCTCGCGTTCATCGCGTTCGGAATCGCGCTGCTGTTGGGCGCATGGCAGATGCTCGTGCGCAGTCCGCTGCATCCGTGGATCGGCGAACCGGAGCTGTACTACCGCTCGGTGACGGCGCACGGCACCGTCATGGCCTACGTGCTGCCCACGCTGGTGGCGATGGGCTTCGGCTATGCGATCGTCGAACTCGCGCTGCAACAGGCGCTGGTGGGGTTGAAGTGGGCGTGGGGCGCGTTCGTCCTGCTGGTGGTCGGCGCGGTGATGGCGATGATCCCCGTCGCGGCGGGCCAGGCATCGGTGCTCTTCACGTTCTATCCGCCGATGATCGGCAGCCCGTTCTATTACCTCGGCGTCGTGCTCGTGGTGGTCGGCTCGTGGATCTGGGTCGCGCTGATGGGCATCAACCTGCACATCTGGAAGCGCGCGAATCGCGGCAAACCGGTGCCGCTCGCGATGTACGCGAACGTGGCGGGCGCGTATCTGTGGGCATGGACGGCCGTGGGCGCCGCGCTCGAAATCCTGTTGCAGATTCTGCCCGTCGCACTCGGCCTGAAGTCGACCATCGACGCGGGCCTGGCCCGCGTGCTGTTCTCGTGGACGCTGCACGCGATCGTCTATTTCTGGCTGGTGCCGTCGTATATCGCGTACTACACGCTGGTGCCGCGCGCGATTGGCGGCAGGCTGTATAGCGATTCGATGGCGCGCGTGTCGTTCATCCTGTTCCTCGTGTTCGCGATGCCGATCGGCATCCACCATCTGTTCGCCGATCCGCAGGTCGGTGCGGGCTTCAAGTTCGTGCATGCCGTGTTCACGGGCATGGTGTCGGTGCCGACCCTGCTCACCGTGTTCACCATCTGCGCATCGGTGGAAATCGCCGGACGGCTGCGCGGCGGCAAGGGCGCATTCGGCTGGCTGAAAGCGCTGCCGTGGGACAACCCGATGATGCTCGTCATCGCGTTCTCGTTCATCATGCTCGGCTTCGGCGGCGCGGGCGGGCTCATCAACATGAGCTATCAGCTGAACGAGACCATTCACAACACGCAGTGGGTCACGGGGCACTTCCACCTGATCTTCGGCGGCGCGATCGTCATCATGTACTTCGCGATTGCGTATGAGTTGTGGCCGCAACTGACGGGCCGTGCGATCGGCTCGCTGAGCCTGATCCGCTGGCAGTTGTGGCTGTGGTTCATCGGCATGATGGTCGTTACGCTGCCTTGGCATTACGTCGGTTTGCTGGGCGCGCCGCGCCGCATGGCGTACTACGACTACAGCAACCCCGCGATTGCGCCGCAAGCCGTCTGGGTCGCCGTGTCGGCATTCGGCGGGTTGATTCTGGTGATCTCCGGGTTCCTGTTTCTCTACATTCTCGCGAAGGCGCAGTTCGGCGCGATCGAGCAGCCCAGGCAATTCCGCTTCAGCGCGCCTGTCCATCCCGTCGAACGCGTGCCCGCGGCGTTGAACAGCTTCGGCCTGTGGGTCGCGCTGATGATCGGACTGACGATCGTCAACTACAGCGTGCCCATCGCGCAACTGCTCGGCTTGCAGCAGACT